The sequence below is a genomic window from Aspergillus nidulans FGSC A4 chromosome V.
TCTCTTTCAGTGCAAACCTCTCGAACTAACTGTTGAACATCCTGAAACAGATTCAGCAAGAGGTGCCTGATTTGCTCGTTGGGAGACTTGTTGGAATCATTTAGAACCAACCAAATGAAGGTATGAGGACCGAGCGGTGCTTCCTGTTCGGGGATGGGAAATGGCTCGGGCTGATCGTAGGCAATGATAAGGAAGGAGAGGCTCCTGTGCGCGTATAATAAATTCCAAATTAGCTCAAACTGCTCAAGAGATGAGCAGCAAATCACCTACCCCTGGATGATACGGGCCAGGAACCCGTCGAAACCAAGTTTATCCAGCCCACCCCGGGCAGCAATGAGCTGAATTAGGCCCTGGCGGTGCACCTCTACCGAGTCTTGTTCAAACTGGAGTGACTAGAATCGCGTGGAGGACTGGATTAGGTTGAGAATTGGCATGAGGGGTCCAGGAATCCATACGCTGTGTATTGCCAATAGGAGGACGGACGCTATTGTGGAATCATCTGGGCGATCCAGaccggccatggccagccTAGACCTTATAAGCCTAACGGCATTGAATTGATGATATAAAGTCGCGTAGCTTGGTTGCTCAGCGCCGGCTAGCGCGTCCAATTGGACGGCAGCTGAGAACAAGGTGGCATGCAGCAAGCACGGGTCGGCGAGGGCTTGGGTAATCCATGTCGAGCGCATGTAGTTTGCTAGACTACCTACTTCCACCTGGTATGGAGATAGGCCCTGTTTATCCTGGACTGGGTTTGATTAGTAAGATAGTCATCGCGATGGTTTTGCGACAATGGACGTACAAAATCGAACCAGCATCGGCATTTGGACATGCGGACGGATTGGATAGTCTACGGTGTAGTTGACCGTTCTGATGGTAAGGCTAGATGAGAAAAAATGATGCGTTCGTAGGTGTTCCAGTTTGATGAAGTGGTCGTATATACAAGGACTGCCGCGCCTGCCGGGTCGTCAGCCCCATCAATCTTCTGGCCATATTCCTGGACAAGGAGTTCGTAAAGGTGGGCATGATCAGTACCGTGTGCATCTTGCGCAACTGGGCTGAGTTCTGTCGCAGTGCTTCTTCGCGTGCTTGCAATTATAGCATGCCTTTGATGGCTTCACCAAGGGGAGGTGTTCGGGCGCTGGTCTACCCGAGGCGGGAAGGTAACTATAGCGTGCTCCAGTAAGACGACTGAAATTAAGCTGTGGATAAGGCTTACGCCGGAGCATACCTTATCTCGCATGCCTCGTCACCTGCTGTGGGCAAGCTAGCTGCGTAGAACCCGAATGGACCGTTCCCATACAGGCATTGGTGCTTCGATCTAAGCGCCACCCACATAGTTAATTGAGCATGTCAAACTCAAGTGAAATAACGCTAGACATGACTCACCGTTGACATCTAGAGCATACGGGTAAGCGTCTGTCgcattttcttttcttctctctgcaAGGGAGACATGACTGCGTAGTG
It includes:
- a CDS encoding uncharacterized protein (transcript_id=CADANIAT00003625); the protein is MWVALRSKHQCLYGNGPFGFYAASLPTAGDEACEISLTIRTVNYTVDYPIRPHVQMPMLVRFFQDKQGLSPYQVEVGSLANYMRSTWITQALADPCLLHATLFSAAVQLDALAGAEQPSYATLYHQFNAVRLIRSRLAMAGLDRPDDSTIASVLLLAIHSSLQFEQDSVEVHRQGLIQLIAARGGLDKLGFDGFLARIIQGSLSFLIIAYDQPEPFPIPEQEAPLGPHTFIWLVLNDSNKSPNEQIRHLLLNLFQDVQQLVREVCTERELWPHAPSNSCINALLEGLSSRPDPASLEQVSELSKRELALLRACSISGRILTYVLDDRLPWSEQQLDRLLEELEVAIDTTDRGTWLKHSPGANVWVAVMGAAMCRDTNGRASFMLKENCVVSSIKGTESSHYVASRFCYRWLKERRLARSRIIEI